The DNA sequence AAATGAACCCATTCATGATCATTGGTTTCATAATGGCTAATGCATGAAGATATGTGAAACGGTGGCTAAGTGGATTCATGCCGGCACCAGTGTTTAGACATTAGTCATAAAAAGCCATTTGCTTCTCTACCCACACATTATTACACCTCAACTACACACCAGCTGCTCTGTAATGCCCCTATGGGCAGCATTACTGTACTGCTCTGGTACCACCAGCACTATTGGCACCAACATGATTCAAACAACAGCAAATATTACATAATGTAAGACTCCAGTGTAATATTTCTGTGAGGGTTTTTGTGTTCCTGTAAGTAAGCCAAGTATACACAAAGTCCAAAGTCATCCATGCTCACTTATGAAATACTCACCATTGAAAAAGTACCTTCCTTTGTTCCATTGACCAGGGTCTCCCATAGAAACCTGAAATGTAGAGTATATACATATATCACTCATACACATATAAATCcgaaataagatttttttctatGTACACAACAAGTGTTTCATAATCGTCAAAAAACTTAGTATTTCTGTTCTTTCTTTCACCTCCTCTTCACTCCAACCCACTCAAAACACCAAATGAATTTGGACAGTTTCTGAATTATAAGCATAGGACTTCCAAAGTGTCCCTATTTTATTGGATACGTCCCACATTGTTTTGGTAAGCTTTTTTAACTAAAAGTTGTGTAATGAAAGCATTTTACACATTCATCTAAGTTAGATTCATATCTatatttaaactcttatatgaccattattttagttaagataggTGGCACATTAAGTaacactgttgcctcacagcagaAGGGTTTCTGGTTTGAGTCCCAACTCAAAGACAACATGTACTTAGATAAAACATACACTACATCCTTTGAATTTGCAAAATGCACTCTCCACAGGACTGTTTGTGTTTAAAGGGACCGCATATGACAATAGCAAAAAAAAAGAGGAAATCATGCTTAGGTTGAGTGTTCAATTTTTCTGCATTAACTTAAGACtgtggttatttattatttatctgctgcaattttaaaaaatgattataTGCCTGCTAggtttatataaataattatcaatATGACATGACCGCAGAACACAAGTTATGTTCTGATCCAGTCTGGTACTAAGTTTGCAGCTCTGGATAAAAGTAGGTCAGTAAGAAAAAGCTACTTGCATCCAGCATGGTGACATTTCCACTAGAGAGCTGGGACAAACCGCCCACTGAGCCAATAATGAGACAATGAGGAGATACAGCAATTAGTTACCCAACAAACATGTGTGCACTGGGGAGAAATAAGgagtgggtgtgtgtgtgtatcaatATGCTTTCTGACCAGATGCTTTCTTTCACACTCCGGtataaatatggaaataaataGGCTACCCATGATGCTCTGCGTCTGCTTATGAATTGCCCTACTAGCCCCAAAACATAAAATGGGTTAtttaaaaactaattaaatGATCAAAATCACTGCAATCTTCGCAAAGCTggtttgtttttagtaaatagtATTAGTAAATAAAGCTCCACACAATCACGACAATTTACGTTTAAGACCAATAAACCTCaattattctattctatttatGGCTCCCACACAAGCAATATGATAAATAAATTGTTGCTAAACTTACCCTCAACAACTCCGCATAAAAATCCGTCTCGCCCCTCCATCATCGCTGTGATTGTGTGCTCGGGATGCGGATGCTGCTTCAGTCTCTCCGCGCTTCTTTCATCCGTCAGGCGAGCATCCTTCTCTCCAACACACACAGAGCTCGTAAACCGAAGCCGCCGCTCATTAATCTGATCAAAACCTCGAGATTTAAAAGTACTGTGTTTATTATGTCTGATATGTGTTGTTTATAATGATGAAACATTTGCAAACTGTCGTACGTGAACGTTTCTGTATGTGTCAGCTGTGGTCTGCCTCCTCCTGTCTCTCAAATGAATGTCTGATGATGATCGCTCCGCAGTAGATCTCCACCCAGCGGTCGCTGTGTGTCACAACAATTGATTTgagagaaaaatattttttttgtttctttatttagttCAGTCTAAAATATGACTGGCGTACTCACAAAACATGCCAGCTATAAACAAAATAAGAttttagaaatattttattattttctgtttGGCTTATAGAGCCAGTGTTACGTATGGTTGTCTTGGTAACACAGCGTCACCCAACTGTTTATGTGTGGGAGTAAAACGGAGCGTAAATCTGGTGTCTCTTTCATTATTAGTGTATATGTTAGGTTTATTTTGGGCGCTGTAAGTGAGTTAAATAAGATAGTAAAACAGTTCGTCCGTTAAGTTTCAAGATGTCATCAAAGAAAGCAAAGAAGCCCGAGGCAGAGCAGCATGTAGACGCATCGGCGGCGGATGAATCACACAGAGAGATGCTGTTAGTGTTACAGCAAGAGTAAGTTTCTTATTGTAGTAATGCAAACTGTTTGTGTGATTTTAAAGTTTGTTAAACTAATAAAGCTTATGCTTGGTCTTGGTTTATCCCACAGACATGATGCTCTTACTGACAACCTAAACGCATTGAAGATCAGGCTTGAACAACTGTATCCTTTTGCGCTCATATAGACTctaatcttaattttttttagggtGAAATAGTCCCCCTGCCCCGCTGAGAAAAGAAAGGAAAGCATTCCAGAAATTCGAAAGGATTTAATGGTTATAATGagaaattgttttaaaatgtaaactagTTTGATGTTTCTGTGGGTATACTGGTAACGTTTTTGTCTTATAGCCTATTGGTGGGATCTTGTCGATAAGAAGCAGTATAGCATTTATTTAGCAGTTTGTAGATCAATTATTGATAGTAGGTCCgaaagtaaaaatgttttgtaatgGTTCTAATTTGTTTGACAGATccttttatccaaagccacttacagccctgctggaaaaaccagcatagaccagcatatgttgtgttttggtgctggtattaCCAGCAAGACCATGCTGGTTGACCAACATAACCAGCAAGATCATGCTTGGTAGACCATAGTTTTGCTGGCCTACTagctaaaccagcatggaccagcatagaccagcattgAAATTATGCTGGCCTATGCTGgtttttatcagtatgcatTTTTCCTAGGAACAAACTCACAACCTTTTGCGCTTTTAACGTAATACTCTATCAACCGAGCTACAGAAACACCTATATAATAGACTTGAAACATACAGCAGGGTAATGTCTATTATGTTTACCTCCCTAAAACTGATAGAGTATTGTGATGTGCGTGTGCCTATTTCAATTTAACACACACCTCTAGACGAAGAGAAAATGAGTTTCTTCAGAACGAGGCGGATAAAACCAGCATGGAAAGTGTAAGTTTTACAAAAGAAACACTCAGGGCTATATGTCTAATCCACTCCTTAAGAAACTTTACTGTAATGAAtgcattaaaagtaaatgttatatgcattatgtgtatatatatatatatataatcctCCTCTCTCACTCAACTTGCTACAGAAGGAATACATCACATATCTGTCAAAGAGAGCAGAAAAGAGACAGAATGCAAAAGTGACTCTAAGTACTCAGAGCCATCTGGAGCTGGAGGAGCTGAAGAGACAGAGACAGAAAATGCAGGAGGAACATGAGAAACAGACCAACGGTTAGACAAGTGtgggttaaaggtgcagtgtgggacttttagaaggatctctccatagaaatgcaatataatatacataactatattatcgtATAAAGACCTtgcaaaatgaactgtattgtttttatcactttagaataagccgtttttatctacatacaccgcaggtCCCCTTACACGGAAGTCGCAATTTGGCACCcctatgtttctacagtagcccttaaACTGTTCTATAGAGCgcattttgtcactacgttgtctcagatgatggcATTAGGGCTGGGATAAACGGTTCTTTTTTTAAGCAATTAATCTAGCGATTATATTGTCGATGCATCGATTAATCTAACGATTAATTTTATCAGTCCGATTTGACTTCGATTCTCGATTATCTCCCCATTAATTAACTAATAGCaaatttatacatgttgatttacatatcTGAATGGATAAAAAAACCTTAACCACTGTTCACACTTGCGGTGTGAAACCGGTGTGGACTGGAGCCACTCGCGTTACTCTACGGCGCCgccattttgtgtttgacgAATCGACACGCATATTTTGCGTGGATGTATTTTTCGCTTTGTCCCAGCCCTAGATGGCgtttttgtcctgtggcagctaccgtagcttcactatgcatTTCGAAAGGGAAGGGTGAGCTGTgtactgagccgttggttgcaattcactcAATGCTAGATGCCGCTAGAAATTTACACAGTGGACTGGTTACGTTAATAAAGGCTATATTTGTGATTAttttaaactctttaaaaaattaaatgtgtgtggtttgttttTTCAGAGTTAAAGAGGAAGATTATGCAGAAGGAAAATGACCTAGCTCTACTgaataaagaaattacagacCTAAAAGAGTTAAAGGTTGCTGAATTTTTATTCTTTTCATTGTGTTTGTACTGTTATAAATGGCAGTAGTTTAAGCCAGTAGTCTATAGCCATTGTCATGCACTTACATTGCTACTGTATACAATTAAGAGCTGACTGGTCTATAACATAGacaacactcttaaaaataaggGTTCCAAAACCTTGTTTGTTTCATCTGTTTTTTTAGACTGTGCTGGGACGTTTATTTCTGCCTGTTTGTGTGTTATAGACTCTACAACAGCAGCAGACATATCGTATAGCTGAGCTGGAGAAGGAGCTGACTGCCATGCAATGTCATCATTCAGAGTCAATGGTGGCTCACAAAGCGGACCTTCTTAAAGATAAGAGGAACTATGAGCAGCAGGCCAAAGACAAGTTGCAAAATCTGAACACCTCAACCATCAGCGTGAGTGAATTTTGTTGTGTAATCAGTAGGCATTGTTGTGCAATATCAGTTTACAGTTACCATGACATCACCGTGGAAGCAATGGTTGAAGTTTTTTCCTCAATTCTTTCTTCACTTCCCTCAGGAGTCATCGCGCTGCCTGATGACCCACATAAAGAATGTTTTTGAGGAGAACCAGCATCTTAGTAAGACTCTAAAACAGCTGGTCCAAAGTTATCACGATCTATACAAACAACAGGATCTTTTGCAGACAAAACGTCAGCAATTGCTACTGGAGAGAGATTATGTACAGTGGCTTCACTGCCAGCGGTTTTCCTCACATTCAAAACCAACAACTTCAAACACACAAAACCCTTGAGATCAACCACcgcaaccctgtatcacgaaatgATGTACCTACCTATAGTCGAGTAATTTTGTGGgtgttttccgtgacactgacacgtttttccgcctttttgcgtgGGCATGTCGCGTATTTCTGTGGACGTGTCGCTGTCGCGTATTTGTTGCccaactgttttgtcctgttttcaaaccattgtcgcttcggtttagggttagatttggtgtttgcattagatTATCACTGTAAGTATTAgtttatacctttttttcatgatttattttttataattttttttatttttaaaccattgtcgcctggcattagggttagagatgggtttgggtaaggatgtcattttatgtaaatctaaccttaaaccgaagcgacaatggtttgaaaataggacaaaacagttgggtaacaaatacgtgacagtgacacgttcacagaaatgcgtgacatgttcaagcaaaaaggcggaaaaacgtgtcagtgtcacggaaaacacTCACAAAATTGTGTGACtgtaggtacataatttcgtgataatgGGTTGACCACCAATTTCTGACGAGATTTTCACCTGtttagtaattgtttaaaatcttcaTTACTCTTCTCTGCAGTTCCAGCCTGTCATTTATGTTACTAAAAGGAAAATGCTGAAACCATTAACAACAAAGAAAGAGAAATCTGTTTCGTTCATAATAAACGTATGAATGCTATTGTAATGCTATTACATATGATTTATTGACAAATCCTCAAGATCATGGATTATTGGCTAGGTTTCGTTTTAATGACTGATTAACTTAaatgattagtccattttcttaaaaagaaaGGTCCGGAtgatttgctcaccaccatgtcatccggggtgttggtgtctttctttgttcagtcaagaacaaattacgttttttgaggagggcgttccaggatttttctcattttgatggattTTAATGGACCTCAAAACTTTTTGAACGGAGTTTTAGGGGACTCAGGGCGGTCCCGGACGGggcatgggggtcttgtctggcgaaacgattgtcatttttgacaagaaaaataaaaaataagcacttttaaaccacaacttctcgtctatctccggtcctgtgatgcgtcAAGAATGACAGTCGCTTCGCTGGATGGGAcacttgtgcctcgtttgggatcgtttggagtcctttgaaaccccgttgaaaaaactgttaagtgttgagttaagtgttaagtgttgggttccattaaagtccattaaaatgagaaaaatcctgaaatgttttcctcaaaaaacatgatttcttctcgactgagcgGGGAGtgacatcggcattttggatggcatggtggtgagtggattgtctggatttttttgaagaaactagactaatcctttaacaccattactacatttgatattttacaaGATGGAGACCCACAGCCAGGCCAGGTGTCCTTACGGTTTGGTTTTcacatgttctccctgtgtcagtgtgggtttactccggAAACTCTGGTTTCCTCCTACAGGTCAAAAACATGCAgattaggtgaattggagatgccaaattgcccCTCCCCCAACTTTTGTATGGATTAACCACTTCTTTCCATGAatgtagatgctggaatggtgttccaaacaacaaaaaataaacaaacaagatTCAGACCATACATTTTTATGACGAACCATAAAAAGCAATGGGTAACAGGTGTTGTAAGGCGTGAcatgtatagctcagtggtaaagctTTGtgtagcagcacaaaaggtcataggattgaacccagggaacagtGTCTGCTAAAATGCGTGTGAATGTAAATGACATGAGAGTGAAATCACCGACCACCTTTCATGGCTTGGTAtactctaaaaacaaatggtttaaaactaaatagcactaaaagtggttcactggcttgccattttaagtgctatagcacctatgtagtacctgtgtagcacctgtgtaaaactatattgtgctatatagaaccatatctggtgttatagtggtgctatatcccCCCCAggtggttcttcataggtgctatatagcactaaaaatgtttTCCCTTATGATTATGAGCTTTTATTTAGCACTAATTTAGTTAGAGTGTAATGTCTTATCTGGGGGTAAGTCATGTGGGCAGTTGTGGCCTAATGGTAACCTGAATGTCACTGGTTTGAGTCCCACAGCCAGCAGGTTGCAACTAAAGTGCTCTTGAGCAAAGCATGTTTTTCAATTTTTCCATTGGTGCTGCCATGATAGCTCCCCACTGCTCcgggtgtgtgtgtttgtgttcacaatTTGCAGTGTGTGTTCATGACTCTGGGATGGGTTAATGCAGTGGTCACATTTTGAGTATGGGCCATATATGACAAGTCACTTTCACCTAAGTTACTGTCTTGATTTTACAATTTATTTCATGTTCGGTGTTAAATGCAAACATGGAAACTAGtaattttattgaaataaattctGCAATTATGTTTATAGTGAACATCTGCACTGAATACACATACATGTTGtatatatacaatttatttGTGTACATAAGTGCTATGAGAAACTCCTGTGCACTCGACTGCACACGGAAAAAGCAAAAGACACTAGAGAGtagttttacatttttcacatacactcacctaaaggattattaggaacacgtgttcaatttctcattaatgcaatggtgtaatggtgtggggaatgttttcttgggacactttaggccccttagtgccaattgggcatcgtttaaatgccacggcctacctgagcattgtttctgaccatgtccagtCCATCCCTTAATGACCACCATGTattcatcctctgatggctacatttcaaattggtttcttgaacatgacaatgagttcacagtactaaaatggccccacagtcaccagatatTAACCCAATAGATCATCTAAGCGATTTCGTGGAACTGGAGCTTCGAGGCCTGAATGTGCATcacacaaatctccatcaactgcaagatgctatccaaTCAGTATCCGGCAACATTTCTAatgaatgctttcagcaccttgttgaatcaatgccacgtagaattaaggcagttctgaaggcgaaagggggtcaaataCAGTAtcagtatggtgttcctaataatcctttacaTGAGTGTATCTGTGTAgtttggtgtgtatgtggcTGATAATTTCATGTTTGTGTGTAGACTGACTATGCAAAAATACAATTGTTAGAAGAGttaaaatatgtttgaataaagtgtttttctGCTTTGAGAAtttggtgtttgtgtttgtagAGTTTTGAGAAATGAAGCCATAGTTTCAGAGATTGCATGTAAGCAATTTGAAAAAACTGTATTAGACTATTATGTGTTGGTCCATAACGGGATAGACATTTTTATgtcagtaatttttttaatgtttaagggGCAGTCTCCCAGACAGTGCTCACTTAGttccagattaaaatgcatgtttgagctggctcaatttaaaaaaacatcttgcacaTACATATCTGAACATAcatcagtgtcattgttttatGTCAAATTGCACATCAGTAatgactgatctcacggaaagtcgtgttatagtcacgaactATTAAGCTTaagcttttttgtgccttgagcacaaatttcttataaatagtttttcgtgtgcgttgcacgactttctttttcgttttattttgtgtattgttttcctattttcttacaatttttgcttggggttggggttagaattactttctgttacatttttacacattctaacccaaaccccaactctaacctcaactccaggtgagaatagttttaaagtgggagaaaacatgtagaaaccaatacatatagaccagttcaaatgatgcaaacaacactggtccagaagcacttcccgtttccgttttttaacactagataaacgttgggataaaataaaccaacagaacatataaacctgaattaactgaagttaaacaaacatcttaaagataataatatatgtgaaataaaaaaataactgtcacaaactgtaacaggaagtgtttctggaccagtgttgtttacatcatttgaacagGTCTATATAAGTACATCCTAATATATGTATTGGTAACCCCACATCTAACCAcaatcccaagcgacaatgatttaaaaatagaaaaaaagtagaaaactatacataaaatgacacgaaaaggaaagtcgtgccacggacatgagaaacaatttatagaaattcgtgcaagTGTTATgcaaaagacattcatgctcaaggaaTTTCGCCTGGACACAAATAAGTTGaccaaattttgcgtgactataccacgactttctgtgagatcatgttgtgttttttgtatGGAAAAACTACTTACATGTCCTAAGACAGACCtaatcctggattaatctaaagcCTGTCTGAGAAACTGACcctaaatgatacaatgtatctTGAAATCTTTAACATACCCATTTTTTCGATGAAACAAAAGAGTTTAAAGCCCAAAGGATTTCATGCCTTAATGACATCCATAATGCTAAATGTGTCTGTGCGCGCATGTGCGTGCATGCATGCTTTTCTGGTTTGACTGgttctttttaaaatgaatgtgctGGAAAGTATTCTAAAGTTTCATCAACGATGGACGGATCAGGCAAGtgttttaagaaaaattaatGGATCACATGAGACAACTTATTAGTAATACTGTATAACATGATGTTTACCATTTGTTTGTTTCAGGAAGGAAGTTTGTTTTTGTGGCTCTGATTTTTTGTGGAACTACAAAGTCAAGATCAGGTAATCTTTTCTCACCCTGAAGAAAAACAATAGCTAAACTTCTCCGTAACCCGGAGCCGATCTGTGGAGCTGCAACTTTAGGGGCAGAAGTAAAATGAGAAAGTGttttatgtgtatattaaaaTGAGTACAGTAAAAACATGCTGAGCTGAATACACCAAACATTAAGGTCTGAATTGTATTCTATTATAGCTGAGCAGTATCGTTTAAAAGGACCTGTGGCACCTCTTTATGCTGTTGCTGGTGAAGATGTGATTCTGCCCTGTTACATTAAACCCATCACCAGTG is a window from the Misgurnus anguillicaudatus chromosome 21, ASM2758022v2, whole genome shotgun sequence genome containing:
- the ccdc166 gene encoding coiled-coil domain-containing protein 166 isoform X1; the protein is MSSKKAKKPEAEQHVDASAADESHREMLLVLQQEHDALTDNLNALKIRLEQLRRENEFLQNEADKTSMESKEYITYLSKRAEKRQNAKVTLSTQSHLELEELKRQRQKMQEEHEKQTNELKRKIMQKENDLALLNKEITDLKELKTLQQQQTYRIAELEKELTAMQCHHSESMVAHKADLLKDKRNYEQQAKDKLQNLNTSTISESSRCLMTHIKNVFEENQHLSKTLKQLVQSYHDLYKQQDLLQTKRQQLLLERDYVQWLHCQRFSSHSKPTTSNTQNP
- the ccdc166 gene encoding coiled-coil domain-containing protein 166 isoform X2, coding for MSSKKAKKPEAEQHVDASAADESHREMLLVLQQEHDALTDNLNALKIRLEQLRRENEFLQNEADKTSMESEYITYLSKRAEKRQNAKVTLSTQSHLELEELKRQRQKMQEEHEKQTNELKRKIMQKENDLALLNKEITDLKELKTLQQQQTYRIAELEKELTAMQCHHSESMVAHKADLLKDKRNYEQQAKDKLQNLNTSTISESSRCLMTHIKNVFEENQHLSKTLKQLVQSYHDLYKQQDLLQTKRQQLLLERDYVQWLHCQRFSSHSKPTTSNTQNP